The region GGAACACGACCTCTCGGGTATCGACGTCTCCTGCCCGACCGGCGAGCACGAGGAGGAGCAGGTGCTCGTCAACGGCTCGGAGGGCATCGCCTACGGCGCCTTCGACGAGGGCTGCCGGTTCATCGCCGGCTACCCGATGACGCCGTGGACAGAAGCGTTCACCATCTTGACGCAGAAGTTCCCCGAGGTCGGGGGCATCTCCGAGCAGGTGGAGGACGAGATCGCCGCGGCCGCGTTGGCCATCGGCGCCGCCCACACCGGCGTGAAGGCGATGTCTGGATCATCCGGCGGCGGCTTCGCGCTGATGTCCGAGCCGCTCGGACTGGCAGAAATCACTGAGACGCCCATCGTGCTGCTCGAAGCAGCCCGTGCGGGGCCGTCGACGGGGATGCCGACCAAGCCCGAACAGGCCGACTTGGAGCACGTTCTCTACACCTCACAGGGCGACTCCAACCGCGTCGTCCTCGCCCCCGCGGACCCCGCGGAGGCCTACGACCACGCGCGACGGGCGTTCCAGATCGCCTACGAGTACCAGATTCCGAGCATCATCCTCTACGACCAGAAGCTCTCCGGGGAGTACCGCAACGTCCCGGCAAGCCACTTCGACCGCGAGCCGAACCCCGACATCGGGAAGACGCTCACGGAGGAGGAGCTGGCGGAGGCGCCGCACGAGTCGAGTGGGAAGTACAAGCGGTTCCAGCACGCCCCCGAGGACGGCGTCTCGCCGCGCTCGGTGCCGGGCCAGAAAGGCGGGCACTATCTCGCCTCCGGGAACGAGCATAATGAGGCCGGCCACATCAGCGAGGACCCGGACAACCGGGTCGCGCAGGTCGACCGCCGCAGCCGCAAACTCGAAAACATCCGCGCGGACCTGGACGAGAACGGCCTGAACGTTCACTACGGGCCCGAGAACGCCCAGTACGGTGTGCTGGCGTTCGGTAGCATGGTCGGCACCATCGAGGAGGCTGTCGAGGAACTCAATGCGGATGGCGAGTCCGTGAAGGCGCTGGCAGTCGGCGAAATGGCGCCGTTCCCGAAGGCGGAGCTCCGGGAGTTCATCGAGAGCGTCGACCGCGTGATGGTCGTCGAGATGAACGCGACCGCACAGTTCCGCGGTCTGACACAGAAAGAACTTGGTGAGTACGGCCCGAAGATGGCGAGCCTGCTCAAGTACAACGGCAACCCCTTCGAGCCCGCGGAGGTCGTGGAAGGGTTCCACAAGACCCTCAGCGGCGAGACGGAGACCGACCACCAGACGCGATTCGTCCCTGCAGCAGGTGACTAACCATGAGTGCATTCAGCGCAATCGGCGAAGAACGAGAGATCGACCCGAACGAGTACACCCCCGGCATCGAGCCGCAGCCGACGTGGTGTCCGGGCTGTGGTGACTTCGGCGTCCTGAAGGCGCTGAAGGGTGCCCTGCCGGAAGTCGGCCGCACGCCCGAGGAGACCCTGATGGTGAGTGGGGTCGGCTGTTCGGGCAAGCTGAGCTCCTACTTCAACAGCTACGGGTTCCACAGCATCCACGGGCGCGCTCTGCCTGTCGCGCGGGCTGCGAAGCTCGCGAACCCCGGACTGGAAGTGATCGCCGCCGGCGGCGACGGCGACGGCTACGGGATCGGCGGGAACCACTTCATGCACACCGCCCGAGAGAATCACGACTTCACGTACATCGTGTTCAACAACGAGATCTTCGGCCTTACCAAGGGTCAGACTTCGCCCACCTCCCCGAAGGGCCACAAGTCCAAGACGCAGCCCGGCGGCTCGGCCAAGGAGCCGGTCCGCCCGCTCTCGCTCTCGCTCACCTCGGGGGCGTCGTTCGTGGCCCGAACGGCTGCGGTCAACCCCAATCAGGCGAAGGAACTCATCAAGGAGGCCATCGAGCACGACGGCTTCGCACACATCGACTTCCTGACCCAGTGCCCGACGTGGAACAAGGACGCCAAGCAGTACGTCCCCTACATCGACGTGAACGAGTCCGACGACTACGACTTCGACCCGACCAACCGGGAGGAGGCCGCGGCGATGATGCGTGAGACCGAGGAAGCCCTCCACGAGGGCACGGTCCTCACCGGGAAGTACTACGTCGACGAGGACCGTCCCTCCTACCAGCAGGAGAAACAGAACATCGGCGAGATGCCCGAGGAGCCACTCGCAGAGCGGTACTTCGACGACTCCTACGAATGGGAGCGCTCCGCGGACATGTTCCTCGACGACCACAAATAAGCCTGGACTACAGTGCGGTGTGGCTGCACGCCACACATCCTGCTTTCGGCTTCGGAAGGTATTTTTCTCCCCACGACAAACTCTAGTTCAATGAGTACGTCGGCTACGGTAGACCGTATCCTCCAGATCCTCGAGAAAGACGCCCAAGCGTCGGTCTCGGAGATTGCCGAGCGGGCCGACGTGTCGAAACCGACCGTCCGGAAGTATATCCGCCAACTCGAAGACGACGGCGTCATCGTCGGCTACTCGGCAGACGTAGACCCCAAGAAACTCACTGGCCAGTCGATTGCCCTCGTCGGAATGGACGTGGCCAGCGAGCAGTACGTCGACGCGACGAACGCGCTGAAAGACCTCGACGCACTCGAGTCGCTCTACAGTTCCTCAGGCGACCACATGCTGCTCGCGGAGGTGCGCGCCGGCGACGGCGACGAACTCGGACGGGTCATCAACGAACAAATTCTGACTATCGACGGCGTCACGGCGGCTCACCCCTGCTTCCTGCAGGAACGACTGAAGTAATCACGGCTTCCTGCGGTTCGACAGCTCCTCCCTACTGAACCATGGGTCCGCGATCATTTCGATGGCCCACGGCTGCTCGAACGTTCAGTTCCACCCCACTGTGGCAACGCTCTTGATGCTGCCCGCCCCACACCCGCTATGAGCGGGAGCACCCTCCCCGGAACCGGCGAGGACGAGGGTCCCGAGCGCGTGGTGCTCCACGTGGACATGGACTGCTTCTACGCCTCCTGCGAGCGCCTCACGGAACCACGCCTGCACGGCGAACCCGTCATCGTCGGGATGGGCTACGAGGAAGGCGAGACAATCGGCGCCGTCGCCACCGCCTCCTACGAGGCTCGCGAGTTCGGGGTGGACTCGGCCCAACCCATCTCGCAGGCCGTCGACCGGCTTCCACCCGTCGAACGACCGGACCTGGGCACCGATGGCGACGTTCGTGGCCACTACCGGCCAGTCGATATGGAGTTCTACCAGTCCATCGCCGCCCAGGTGAAGGAGATTCTGCACGACTGTGCCGACACGGTCCGGGAAGTGAGCATCGACGAAGCCTACCTCGACGTGAGTGACCGCACATCCTGGGAAGAACTCGAGGAGCCCTCGACAGCGTCCGGGGCCGCCGACCGCCGGACCCTCGCGGAGGGACTGGGCCGGCACATCAAGGAGCGCATCGACCGCGAAGTAGGGGTTCCCGCGAGCGTCGGTGTTGCCCCCAACATGGCGACGGCGAAAGTCGCCAGCGACCACGACAAACCGAACGGGCTGACGGTCGTGACCCCTGGGCGGGTCGCCGAGTTCCTCGCACCGCTCCCAGTCGAAGAGATTCACGGCGTCGGGCCGGTCCGGGCGGGCGAACTCCGGGAGATGGGTATCGAGACGGCCGGCGAGCTCGCCGCGGAGGATAGCGGGCGGCTTCGCGACCGGTTCGGGGAGCGAGGGTGGGAGCTTTACGCGCGCGCCAGCGGCGACGACGACCGGGCGGTCACACCTCGCGGGCGGGCGAAGAGTCTCTCTCGAGAGTCCTCGTTCTCGGAGGCGACGAATGACGCCGAAGCAAAGCGAGAAAAAATTCGCCACCTCGCGGCCGCAGTTGCAGACCGAGCTCGCTCGAAAGACGTTCTTTACCGCACCATCGGTATCAAGGCGGTGACCACGCCGTATGAGGTGAACACGCGCGCTGAGTCTCTTTCAGGCCCGGTCGACGACCCGGAGTTGGTCGAAGAAGTGGCCCGCTCGCTGTTGGAAGAGTTCGAGGAGGAGTCTGTCCGGAAACTCGGCGTGCGTGTCTCGAAACTGAGCTTCGGCGCTGCTGAGCAGGCCAGCCTCGACGGGTTCGAGAGTGCAGTCGAAGCTGTGAACGCAACCCCCACCGCTGAGGACGAAGGGGCGAAGAGAACCGACGAGTCCGATGGAGCAACGTCGACAAGTGACGAGCGGTCGGGCCAATTTTCGCTGACAGAGTTCGACGGCTGAGCCGGGCCGTCGGAAACGACTATGTGTCCGCGGTTGGTTGGTTACACCAACAACCAGCGGTCGGACTGGTACGGGGTGGGCCCGCGGCCGACGCTGGGCGAGATTATGAGTCAGGATACAGAACGCATCAGGGTTGGCGAGGAGGCCGAGAGCGGTGACGCAGTCGAGATGCCGGTCATCGACGTGCTCGCCGGCCGTGGGTTCATTACCGGGAAAAGTGGAAGCGGGAAATCGAACACCGCGAGCGTCGTCGCCGAGCAGCTGCTAGAGGCCGGCTACGGCCTGCTCATCGTCGACGTGGACGGGGAGTACTACGGGCTGAAAGAGGAGTACGAACTGCTCCACGCTGGAGCCGACGAGGAGTGTGACATCCGCGTCAGTCCCGAACACGCCGAGAAACTCGCGACGCTGGCCTTAGAGGAGAACGTCCCAATCATCCTCGACGTGTCCTCCTATCTAGACCCCGCCGACGCCGACGAGATGCTGCTCGCCGTCGCCCGACAGCTCTTCGCGAAGGCGAAAAAGCAGAAGAAGCCGTTCCTCGTGCTCGTCGAGGAGTGCCACGAGTACATCCCCGAAGGCGGCGGCATGACGGAGACGGGGAAGATGTTGATCAAGATCGGCAAGCGCGGCCGAAAACACGGACTGGGCATCGTCGGAATGTCCCAGCGCCCCGCAGACGTGAAGAAGGACTTCATCACCCAGTGTGACTGGATGGTCTGGCACCGACTCACCTGGGATAACGACACCCGCGTCGTCGGCCGAATTCTCGGTAACGAGTACGCTGACTTGGTCGAAGGCCTGAACGACGGGGAAGCGTTCCTCGTCAGCGACTGGGTCGACGCGGTCCGCAGGGTCCAGTTCGACCGCAAGCGCACGTTCGACGCCGGTGCCACGCCGGGTCTCGAGGAGTTCGAGCGGCCGGACCTCCAGTCGGTCTCGGACGACCTGGTCGCGGACCTCCAGCAGGTCTCGGAGGAACGGCAACGCCACGAGTCGACGGTCGACTCGCTCGAGGCAGCGCTGCAGGAGCGAGAGCAGCGCATCGAGGAACTCGAGGCCGAACTCACAGAGGCTCGGGACATGAGCGAGATGGCCGACCGGTTCGCGCAGGCGCTGGTCGACAACGCCAAGGAGTCGCCGACGGAGAGCACGCCTGCCGAGTCGGAGGTCGCGGAGGCCGAGGAGTTCGTGTCCGAGGCTGCGCGGGATGGCTATCCGGGGTCTGCACCGGCACCCGAATCACCGTCGCTCGACAACGAAACCGAGATCGACGCCGGCACGGAGTTGCTCCCCGAGAACCAGCGTGACCTCCACGCCTACGCTATGAACGACGGTGGGCAAGCGCACCCACAGGCCGAGACTGACGGTTCGGGCGAGCGGCAAGCAGACGGTGAGGAACCCGAATGTGAACCTGACTCCGAACAGGAAACGTTGGCCGACGAAGACGGTTCAGACTCCTCGGAGGATTCCTCCCAAACTGAGTCTGACGAGCAGTCCAGCGATACGGATTCCGCTCCCTCGAAGGAGACGCCCAGCGGACTGCAGCCAGTTAAGACCATCTCCAGCCGTGAGGAGAAAGCGGAGGGGCCAGATTCCGATACCGAAGCTGCTGTGGATGCTACCGAAGACACCGACACCGACGCGGAGGATGGAGAGGACGCGTCGGCGGGAGCTGCAGAGCCTGAACCCGAGGACCCAGAACAGGACCACGATACAGAGCCGTCCAGCGAAGCACCCGACTCCGGAACCGCAGACTCCACTGCCGACGAATCAGGTGACACCGGGAGCGTCGAACGGCCCGATACCACCCGAATCGAGTCCGAATTGGAACCTGAGCCCGAATCCGAGAGCCCGACAGCCGAGTCCGCTGCGGGGAGCGAACCCCTCGAGGCGACGGGCGATTGGCCCACACCGGAGGGCACGCAACCCTCCCACGAATCCGAACCTGGAGAGGCCGACCCGGACCTCAATCCTGAACGGACGGCGGAACTGAAGAAACAGCTCTCCGACGAGTTCGGCGTGCAGATGGAGGCCAGCTCCGACCTGACTGGCGGTTCCCTCGGAAGTTCAACGTCCGATTCGGAGCCCGCACCCGACGATGCCCGGGGGGACTCTCCTGCAGAGGAGTTGGAAGACGCTTCCGAGCAGGCCGAAGCCAGTGACAGCCCTCCTCCAGAAGCGGACTCGACTGATTCACCGGCTGTGGAACTAGACGGCGAGAGTTCGCGGGTCGACCCGACTGCTGACCGTGGGGAGCGGCTCACCGAACTCGTCGAGGAAACCGAACTTTTCGACGAGGAGGAGGTCGTGCAGGTGTTCGTCCACGGCATCGAGGCGCTGGACGACGTGACGCGAGGGATGCTGGAGCACTACCGAACTGACGGAAAGTTGACTCCCGTCGACGCCCACGTCGCCGCCGGTGGGTCGGGCGAGCGCCAGTACGCCTACGCACGGAACCGAACCCTCCGGACCGCCGGCCTGGTCGAACACGCTGGCGCCGGCCGCTACCGCTACCGGCTTCCCGACCTGGTTTCTGAGGTGTTCGCCGGCACCGTCGACGAGGAGACCGTAGCCGATACCGTCAGGGCCATCGAATCCGCCGCAGGAATCGCCGACGAATGAAGGCGAAACTACCCAGCGAAGGAGAGTCCCGCTGGCGGCTGGCCCGACACGCCCGAATCATCGTCTACGAGGCCGAGGCCGGCGACGAGCTGATTACGATATACGACTGTGGCGCCGCCCAGAAACCACCCTCCGCCCAGTTCATCGGGAACCTCGTGCGGGTGCGTGCGCCCCACGACCTCGAACACTCGCCGACGGGCTACGTGGTCACGCTGAAGGAGGGTGGCACGCTGGTCGAACAGGGTGAGGACCACTACGTCGTGGAACCGCGGGCCGGCGAAGCGAACTGAGACCGGGTTCAGAGCGACGAGACGAGATCACGAAGCACCGCGTCTGGGTCCGCTGCGAGCGCGACACCAGAGGCCAGCAGGACGCCGTCGGCACCAAGCTCCGCAGCAGCCGCAACGTCCGCTCCTGTCGCGATTCCTGCGCCACAGAAGACATCGACTGCCGGGTTCGCGTCGGCGGCCGCCACGACAGCGTTGGTGACGATATCCGGGTCAGCGCTGGCAACAGACACGTCACCACCGATGAGTTCGGGCGGCTCGACGGCGACGGCATCGGGGCCGAGCGCGGCGGCTGACCCTACCTGGTCAGGGTTGTTCGCACAGACGACAGTGTCCAGGCCGGCCGCCTCCGCGGCACCGAGGCCAGCATCGATGTCGGCGAGTTTCAGCCGCCGCTCGGAGTGGTTGAGTAGAGTTCCCGTGGCACCTGCTGCGGCGACTGAGGCGGCATGAACGCTTCCGGTGTGACTCCCGTGGGGAATCGGGTCCACGTGCTGGGCCCACGTCTCGACGCCCGTTTCGGCGACGGCCGTGAGCTCTGCCGGCTGGGGAGCAACAGCGATTCTGGCGCCGGTGTCGGAAGCGACGTCGGCGGCTGTCTCGGCGACCGAGACTGCGTCGCAGTCGTACGCTTTCAGATTGACGAGAACGAACATACGCTCACCCAGGCGGGCGACAGCAAATAAAGAGGCGGTTCTGACTCAGTCCTTCCGCTTGACCACGTCGCCCAGCGTCTGGTTCATCGAGGAGTCTGACTCCCAGTTGGCGTCGTCGTCGCCGCTCCCCTCTGAGAGGGAGATACCGAGCCGGCGCTCCAGTTTCTGCTTGATGTTGTCGGAGGGGAGGGTGTCTCCACGCTCCAGTTTGCGGATGAGGGAAGCCTTCTCGTTGAGTTCGTTGGCCAACTCCGCCTGATTCAGGTTCTCACTTTCCCGTGCCTGTCGGATGCGAGTATCGTAGTCGCTGGCGATCTCGTCCATCTGGTCGAACATATCCCGTCGCCGGCGTTTGCTGCCGCCGCCACCGCTGCTCCCGCCGCTGGACCCGCTCGAGGAGTCGCTCTTCGAAGAGGAGGTGGAGTATTTCGTCGACGCGCTTGAACTCGATTGTGTTTTGACTTCCGTGCCGAAATCGCTGCAGTCGTCACAGAGGTCAAGTTCGGCGCCCTCGACCTTCGTCGTCGTGAGCGAAGATTTATCCTCGCCGCACATCTCACACTGGGCCATACCCGGATTAGCGGGTCGTCCTGTAAAAAGGAACCGGCGGCGCTCGCTCAGCGGAGGTCCGACCACGCACCCCAGAACCGCTGGAGTGCAGTCAGGTGGCCGACAACGGCGAACAGCACCAACAGCAGTTCGATGGCGGTCAGCTGTCCTACCAGCTGCCCTGGGAGCACAAACGCGACGGTGCCGATGAGACCGACGAGGGCGAGGCGGTCTGCCCGACCCAACAGCCCACCGTACTCCCGGCCCAGGCCCACTGCCTGAATCTGTGTTCCAAGGTAGGAGGTGAGCAGCACACCGGTCACTGCCAGCAGCCCTAGCGCGTAGGCGTCGGCGCCAGCGGCCATCCCGGCGATGATGATGACGTCGGCGTAGCGGTCGAGCACGTGGTCGAGGAGGTCCCCTCCCTTCGAATCAGTCTCCAAACTGCGTGCGAGGGCGCCGTCGACGAGGTCCAGCCACCCGTTTGCAAAGACGAACAGCGCTGCCGCGAGATACCACGCCGTTGGACCGCTCGTCCCACCCGCGTAAAACGCCCCACCCGCAGCGACGGCGAAGCCGAACGCGATGACACTGACAGCGTCCGGTGTTAGCCCAAGCCGTTCAGATGCGGAGACGAACGGGGTCAGCGCTCGGTCTGCAAGCGGGCGGAACTTATCAAGCGTCATAGTGACCCCGTGAAGTCGACGGTGCCAGCAGCAGGTTCGCGCTCGCCCCGCAGGACGGCGAGTACGTCCTGAGTGACGGCCTCGACTGACCGCCCCGTGGTGTCGATCTCGTAAATACACTCCTGGCCGTGACGACGTACTGCCTCCGAGAGGACGATGTCGAGTGCTTCGCTCTCTGCGTTCTCGGCAGCTTTCGCTGGTGTCTCTCCACGCTCGGTCAGCCGCTCCTCCAGTTCCTCGGGCGCACAGCGGAGAACCACGATGGCGTCGACGTCAAACTGGTGGGAGAGGTGGGAGTCCAACAACCCAGTCCAATCGCCGAGGTGCTCTTCAATGCCTTCGATATCCGCCACGAGCGAGCCGCGGTCCTCGTCTTCGCCCGTGTGGAGGCCGTGTTCCTTGATGCGGTCGTTGAGGTGGATACCCTCGATCCCCAGCTGCTCACCGATAGCTGCGGCGACTGTCGACTTCCCCGTTCCTGGGGTCCCGGTGAGCGCGACCCGGTCGAACGCGAGGCCTTCCACAGTAGTTTCGTCGGTCATGCTTCGGCCGCCGTCTCTCGGTCCGCGAGAATCTGATTCAGTGTCTCGACCGCACGGCGAGTTTCGGCTTCGGTGCCACACGAGACTCGCACGCACTCGGGCAGGCCAAAGGAGGTGCAGTCCCGGATGATGACCCCTTCTTCCTGCGCAGCGGCGGCGACGGCAGCGCCATCACCAACCGAACAGAGGACAAAGTTCCCCTCGCTGGGGAACGTTGGCGCCTCAAGGTTCTCGTGGATGTGTTCGCGCGCCCACGCCGCGCCCCCGACGCTTTTCTCGACGTGGTCGTCGTCCTCGAGTGCGGCCATCGCGGCCCGGAGTGCGACCTCGCTGGCGGCGAAGGGCGTCGAGACGCGGTTGTAGGCGTCGGCCCACGCCTCCGGGACGAGCGCATAGCCGATGCGCAGGCCGGCGAGACCGTAGGCTTTCGAGAAGGTTCGGAGGACAGCGAGGTTCTCGTACTGGTCCAGGAGGTCAGCGCTGGTGGGTTCGTCGGCGAACTCGCCGTAGGCCTCGTCGAGCACCACAAGCGTCTCCTCGTCGACGCCCGCGAGCAGTGCCTCGATTTCTTTGCGTGGCATCGTCTCCCCGGTCGGGTTGTGCGGCGACGTGACGAACACCAACCGCTCGCCCTCGTACGACGCAAGGATGCGCTCGGCGGTCATGGCGAATCCGTCGTCTTTGGCGAGGCTGTAGGTCGTCGTCGCGCCGTGGTGATAGCGCGCGCTCATCCCGTAGTAGGAGAAGCCTGGGTCGGGGACCAGCACCTCATCGTCGGGGTCGAGCATCGCCCGCGAGAGGTAATCGATTGCGCCGTCAGCACCGGGGCTGACCCAGACCTGTTCGGTTTCGACACCCCATTTCTCTGCGAGTGTGGCCGTGAGGTCAGTGTGGGCGGCTTTGGGGTAGACGGAGATTTCCTCAGCTGTGTCCTGAACCGCCTCGACGGCGGCGGGGCTCGCGCCGTAGGGGTTCTCGTTCGAGGAGAGCTTCACGAGGTCAACAGGGTCGAGTCCGAGGTCGCGGGCGACCTCCTCGATCCCCCGGCCGGGGGCGTACTCAACGTGGTTCGAGAGGTCCCGTGGCTGCATGGCCGCGAGTTGTCGGGGGTCGCTGAAAAGGCTTCCCGCCCGCGGTTCGTCCGCTTTGCCGCGGGACGGTCGGTTGCGCTCTGTGTCTGCGGTTTTTGGGCGTTCCCCAGTTCCCGATTACGCCGGCTCTTCGATAAGCCGCGTCTCCACGGCCGCCTGGACGACTGCCGAGACGTCGCCGAGCTCGTTGGAAGCGTTGGCCACCACACCGTTCAGCAGCGCCTCGTGGTCGCGCAGGCCGGCGACGACCAGCAAGTCCTCGTCGACCGGGACGTCGTAGGCCTCCGCGACAGCGTCGATGACGACATCCGCAGTCGTCTGGTCATGATCGGCAATGATCTCGAGCAGCCCACCGAAGATCGGGTCGGCCTCGATATCCACTTCGCGCTCGACCAATCCAGGAGAGGACACGTCTCCCCCGAGAAGGCCGGCGAGGTAGCCCTTGACGGAGCCGACGATATACTCGTCGAGACTCTCGTTGCCGGAGTCGGCAGCACGACGGGCCGCGAACGCACGCACGAACGGATCGAGTTCAATCTCGAGCGACGCCCGCTTGTCGACGATTTCGCTCCGCTCCTCGTGGGCGGGGCGCTCGTCTTCCTCGGCGTCCTCGGCTTCGATCTCTTCATCTTCGTCGTCGCCGTCGAGGGCACCGTCGGCCTCGGGCGTGACGCCGTTGGACCGCTCGTCGTCATCGCTTTTGGCGTCGAGTTCGGTCTCTTCAGCGTCCTCGGTGTCCTCCGAGTCTTCAGCGTCTTCGCCATCTTCGGCATCTTCGCCGTCTTCCGCTTCCTCTGCGTCCTCCTCCTCGCTGGCGTCGGACTCGTCACGCTCTGGCGCCGCTTCGTCAGCGAGCGGGGCCGTCGCGGTTTCGTTCTCCTCCTCCCGACTGTCCCGGGTGGAGCCGAACTGGCCAGCACCACGTTGGCTCACGCCGTTGGTGCCGGTTCCCAGCGTGTCGATACGTCCGTTGAAGTTCCGCCGTCGGTCCTTTCCGCTATTGTCAGTCATGATGTTTCCCCGCGTGCGTCCCCCACCGCGTGGCGGTCGGACGGTGCACACGCTACACCATTGAGGCAGGGTGAGAAAAAGACAGCGGAGAATCGACCGGTCAGTCGGTGCCGCGGAGTGAGGCGACGCGGGCCTCCGCTCGCTCGATCACCTGTGGGCTCGCTTCGAACCGGACCGTGACCCGCTGGCCCTCGTAGCTCGTTTCCACCCGCCCCTGGTCGTGAGCCCACGCGAGGAACGCCTGCGTCTCGCCCGTGTTCGGAAGGTCGAACTGTTCGCTCCGGCCGGGTAGGCCGTCGATGATCGCTGACTGCAGCCGCTCGACACCGGTCCCGTCCATCGCGCTGACAGGGACCACCGTGTCAACGGCTGCTTCCGCCGCGACGGCGTCCACCCGGGCAGCCACGTCAGCGCCGTCAAGCAGGTCCGTCTTGTTGAGTACGGCGACCAGTCGACCCCGGGGCTGATTCAGCTCCCCGAGGGAGACCCAG is a window of halophilic archaeon DL31 DNA encoding:
- a CDS encoding 2-oxoacid:acceptor oxidoreductase, alpha subunit (KEGG: hbo:Hbor_19200 2-oxoacid:ferredoxin oxidoreductase, alpha subunit~TIGRFAM: 2-oxoacid:acceptor oxidoreductase, alpha subunit~PFAM: Pyruvate flavodoxin/ferredoxin oxidoreductase, N-terminal; Pyruvate/ketoisovalerate oxidoreductase), whose amino-acid sequence is MIDDELIWRIAGGSGDGIASTSQNFAKALMRSGLNVFTHRHYPSRIRGGHTYTEVRASDEQVTSRGNGYNILLALGDSFARNPQEEAYYGTEEIKPLSENLDELREGGVIIYDKGLLDADEVPEFEQRVEENDWHVFALDLRGLAREKGREVMRNTAGVGATCAITGVPIEAIEELMRDAMPEKILEPNIEILYEAYEMVEAEHDLSGIDVSCPTGEHEEEQVLVNGSEGIAYGAFDEGCRFIAGYPMTPWTEAFTILTQKFPEVGGISEQVEDEIAAAALAIGAAHTGVKAMSGSSGGGFALMSEPLGLAEITETPIVLLEAARAGPSTGMPTKPEQADLEHVLYTSQGDSNRVVLAPADPAEAYDHARRAFQIAYEYQIPSIILYDQKLSGEYRNVPASHFDREPNPDIGKTLTEEELAEAPHESSGKYKRFQHAPEDGVSPRSVPGQKGGHYLASGNEHNEAGHISEDPDNRVAQVDRRSRKLENIRADLDENGLNVHYGPENAQYGVLAFGSMVGTIEEAVEELNADGESVKALAVGEMAPFPKAELREFIESVDRVMVVEMNATAQFRGLTQKELGEYGPKMASLLKYNGNPFEPAEVVEGFHKTLSGETETDHQTRFVPAAGD
- a CDS encoding pyruvate ferredoxin/flavodoxin oxidoreductase, beta subunit (TIGRFAM: 2-oxoacid:acceptor oxidoreductase, beta subunit, pyruvate/2-ketoisovalerate~KEGG: hvo:HVO_1304 pyruvate--ferredoxin oxidoreductase subunit beta~PFAM: Thiamine pyrophosphate enzyme, C-terminal TPP-binding), with translation MSAFSAIGEEREIDPNEYTPGIEPQPTWCPGCGDFGVLKALKGALPEVGRTPEETLMVSGVGCSGKLSSYFNSYGFHSIHGRALPVARAAKLANPGLEVIAAGGDGDGYGIGGNHFMHTARENHDFTYIVFNNEIFGLTKGQTSPTSPKGHKSKTQPGGSAKEPVRPLSLSLTSGASFVARTAAVNPNQAKELIKEAIEHDGFAHIDFLTQCPTWNKDAKQYVPYIDVNESDDYDFDPTNREEAAAMMRETEEALHEGTVLTGKYYVDEDRPSYQQEKQNIGEMPEEPLAERYFDDSYEWERSADMFLDDHK
- a CDS encoding transcriptional regulator, AsnC family (KEGG: nmg:Nmag_2379 transcriptional regulator, AsnC family~PFAM: Transcription regulator, AsnC-type, C-terminal; Helix-turn-helix, type 11~SMART: Transcription regulator, AsnC-type) is translated as MSTSATVDRILQILEKDAQASVSEIAERADVSKPTVRKYIRQLEDDGVIVGYSADVDPKKLTGQSIALVGMDVASEQYVDATNALKDLDALESLYSSSGDHMLLAEVRAGDGDELGRVINEQILTIDGVTAAHPCFLQERLK
- a CDS encoding DNA polymerase IV (HAMAP: DNA polymerase IV~KEGG: hbo:Hbor_19230 nucleotidyltransferase/DNA polymerase involved in DNA repair~PFAM: DNA-repair protein, UmuC-like); its protein translation is MSGSTLPGTGEDEGPERVVLHVDMDCFYASCERLTEPRLHGEPVIVGMGYEEGETIGAVATASYEAREFGVDSAQPISQAVDRLPPVERPDLGTDGDVRGHYRPVDMEFYQSIAAQVKEILHDCADTVREVSIDEAYLDVSDRTSWEELEEPSTASGAADRRTLAEGLGRHIKERIDREVGVPASVGVAPNMATAKVASDHDKPNGLTVVTPGRVAEFLAPLPVEEIHGVGPVRAGELREMGIETAGELAAEDSGRLRDRFGERGWELYARASGDDDRAVTPRGRAKSLSRESSFSEATNDAEAKREKIRHLAAAVADRARSKDVLYRTIGIKAVTTPYEVNTRAESLSGPVDDPELVEEVARSLLEEFEEESVRKLGVRVSKLSFGAAEQASLDGFESAVEAVNATPTAEDEGAKRTDESDGATSTSDERSGQFSLTEFDG
- a CDS encoding protein of unknown function DUF87 (PFAM: Protein of unknown function DUF87~KEGG: hma:rrnAC0538 hypothetical protein), with protein sequence MCPRLVGYTNNQRSDWYGVGPRPTLGEIMSQDTERIRVGEEAESGDAVEMPVIDVLAGRGFITGKSGSGKSNTASVVAEQLLEAGYGLLIVDVDGEYYGLKEEYELLHAGADEECDIRVSPEHAEKLATLALEENVPIILDVSSYLDPADADEMLLAVARQLFAKAKKQKKPFLVLVEECHEYIPEGGGMTETGKMLIKIGKRGRKHGLGIVGMSQRPADVKKDFITQCDWMVWHRLTWDNDTRVVGRILGNEYADLVEGLNDGEAFLVSDWVDAVRRVQFDRKRTFDAGATPGLEEFERPDLQSVSDDLVADLQQVSEERQRHESTVDSLEAALQEREQRIEELEAELTEARDMSEMADRFAQALVDNAKESPTESTPAESEVAEAEEFVSEAARDGYPGSAPAPESPSLDNETEIDAGTELLPENQRDLHAYAMNDGGQAHPQAETDGSGERQADGEEPECEPDSEQETLADEDGSDSSEDSSQTESDEQSSDTDSAPSKETPSGLQPVKTISSREEKAEGPDSDTEAAVDATEDTDTDAEDGEDASAGAAEPEPEDPEQDHDTEPSSEAPDSGTADSTADESGDTGSVERPDTTRIESELEPEPESESPTAESAAGSEPLEATGDWPTPEGTQPSHESEPGEADPDLNPERTAELKKQLSDEFGVQMEASSDLTGGSLGSSTSDSEPAPDDARGDSPAEELEDASEQAEASDSPPPEADSTDSPAVELDGESSRVDPTADRGERLTELVEETELFDEEEVVQVFVHGIEALDDVTRGMLEHYRTDGKLTPVDAHVAAGGSGERQYAYARNRTLRTAGLVEHAGAGRYRYRLPDLVSEVFAGTVDEETVADTVRAIESAAGIADE
- a CDS encoding hypothetical protein (KEGG: nmg:Nmag_2636 hypothetical protein): MKAKLPSEGESRWRLARHARIIVYEAEAGDELITIYDCGAAQKPPSAQFIGNLVRVRAPHDLEHSPTGYVVTLKEGGTLVEQGEDHYVVEPRAGEAN